In Leptospira bourretii, a genomic segment contains:
- a CDS encoding SIR2 family NAD-dependent protein deacylase, translated as MGLLPPDLIHRIRSATNVLFLTGAGISSESGIPTFRGDGGYWKKFKAEELATPEAFASHPEVVWDWYDYRRNICFEAKPNDGHLTIAKWQLHSKTVNLITQNVDGLHPRAGSQNLLEIHGNIFRARCTGCGEKFALGENGIYQPGLKYCPNCESLLRPDIVWFGESYDNRLLTKAWEQSKQTHVVFVIGTSANVSVPANLALTAIRNGALGIEINPESTSLTPSMQLHFGGKSGEILPEIFKEVFPDT; from the coding sequence ATGGGTCTTCTTCCTCCCGATCTCATCCATAGAATTCGTTCGGCAACGAATGTTTTGTTTCTGACGGGTGCCGGTATCTCCAGTGAAAGTGGGATTCCGACCTTTCGAGGGGATGGTGGGTATTGGAAAAAATTCAAAGCCGAAGAACTTGCCACCCCAGAAGCCTTCGCCTCTCATCCTGAGGTGGTTTGGGATTGGTACGATTACAGGAGAAATATTTGTTTCGAAGCCAAACCCAACGATGGACACCTAACAATCGCAAAATGGCAATTACATTCAAAAACAGTTAACCTCATCACACAAAATGTGGATGGTCTCCACCCGAGGGCAGGAAGTCAAAATCTCCTTGAAATTCATGGCAATATATTCCGTGCAAGATGTACGGGATGCGGGGAAAAATTTGCCTTAGGGGAAAACGGAATTTACCAACCAGGCCTAAAGTATTGCCCAAATTGTGAATCCCTATTACGACCAGACATTGTTTGGTTTGGAGAAAGTTATGATAACCGGTTACTGACAAAGGCTTGGGAACAAAGTAAACAAACTCATGTTGTGTTTGTGATAGGAACCAGTGCGAATGTTTCTGTCCCAGCAAATTTGGCCCTTACCGCCATTCGCAATGGTGCCCTTGGGATCGAAATCAATCCAGAATCGACAAGCCTCACTCCTTCGATGCAACTTCATTTTGGAGGAAAATCTGGAGAAATACTGCCTGAAATTTTTAAGGAAGTATTTCCGGATACATAA